TGAACTATGAGCATAATATTGTCAAGTTTAATGCTTCCAACATTTTAACGTCGGGCCTCAGCCGCTTGCGCTTAGCGCCACCGCAGCGCTTGCTTTATGCTGGACCCAATGCGACGCATCTGGACCTGGCTGCTGGTGCTGCTCACCGTGTTCGGGGTCCTTCCCCTGCTCTCCCAAGCCGATGCCCAGCGCAGCGGCGGAGGGGTGGGGGGACGGGGTGGCTTCCGCAGCTCCCCCACCCCTCGAGTCAACCCCTCCCCCACGCCCACCTTCCCCATCCCAAGCCCCCGGCCCGACTACAGCTACCCCAGCCCCCGCGTCTATCCACCGGTCTACATCCCCACCACCCCCGGCTCCGGCGGGAGCGGAGTCGGGGTGGCCTCGGTGATGGTGGTCCTCGTGATGGGGGTGATCGCACTCTCGATCATCCAAGGCCTGCGCCGCGCCGGAAGCGGCCTCGGTACCTACGACAACCTCCCGGAAGCTGAAGTCGCCCGCCTGCGCCTGGCCCTGCTCTACAGCCCCTCGCTCCAGCGCACCCTGCGCCGCCTGGCCGAGCAGGCCGACACCAACAGCACCCAGGGCCTGGCCGACCTGATAGACGAGGTGTGTGTGGTGCTGCTACGCGAACAGGCCGCCTGGCGCTTTGGCAGCTATGAGAGCTGGCGGGGCAGCCTGCAGCAGGCCGAAGGTCGGTTTGACCGCCTCATGACCGAGGACCGCTCGAAGTTCGTGGAAACCTTCCGCAAGTTCGAGGGCAAGGTGGAGCGCCCTGGCGATTACACCCCCAGGGCCGAACCCGACGGCCGCTACCTGCTGGTCTCAATCCTGGTGGCAGCCCATGGCAGCTTGCCCCAGGTACCGCTACCCCTGCGGGAGGCCGGAGCTAAGACCGCCCTCATGGCCCTCTCGGCCACCACCCCCGTCACCACCCTGGCCGCCTACGTCTCCTGGACGCCCGAGGCCGAGGGCGAATCGCTCAGCGAGCAGGAACTCCTCAGCGGCTGGCCGGAACTCGAGCTGCTTTGAGCGGGCTGAGCCTGGCTTCAGGCGCTAGGGGCGGAGCGGCTACCCGAGCGCAAGGCCCACAAGGTACCGGCGATCAGGATCAGCAAGGTGCCCCCCAAGAACAGCTCCTTGGGCAGGTGCAGGACCAGGGCCTCGTTGTGCAACCACACATGGGCACCCAGGTTCCAGCCTTCCAGGGCGAGCTTGATCCCAGCCCAGCCCACCACCGCGTAGGCCACGGCCTCGAGCTTCGGGTAGCGCTCCATCACCCGCACCATCCAGCCCGCCGCCAGGCGGATCAGCAGGATACCGATGGCGACGCCGGTGAAGATCACCCAGAACACCTTGCTGAAGGCCACCACCACCAGCACCGAGTCGATGGCGAAGGCTAGGTCTACCACGTTGATCATCACCACGATGCGCCAAAAGGACTGCTGGACGGATGCCCCCAAAGCCTGCTCGGGGGACTTGGCCTCGTCACTTTGGCGATTGAGGAAGAACTTGACTGCCAGGTAGATCAGGTAAACCCCGCCCAGCACCTGAATCCACCAAATGTTGATGATCAGCGTGGCAAACAACAGCGCCAGCCCGCGCAGGATGTAGGCCCCGATGATGCCGTAAAGCAACGCTTTCCTGCGCAACTCGGGGGGCAGCGGTTTGACCATCACCGCCAGCACCATGGCGTTGTCCACGGAAAGGATCGCTTCCAGGGCGATGATGATAACGATGGCAAGGATAGCTTCGGCGATTCCCATTTCCCAAATAGGGTAGCCCCAAACCACCTCGACAACCGCAAGCCATCCCCTGGTGACGCAAGCCCGAAAATCTGCTAGAGTGATAACCGCGCTCAAAAAACGGCAATTGCGGGTCAGGCTGCGTTTTGGTGGTTTCGGCGGAGTCTGGGAGCCAGGTTAGCGGGCCTTGCCAAACAGGTAGCGCAGCCCCGGAGCCAACCCCTGGCGCCAGGTCATCCAGTTGTGGCCGGAGGGGCGCTCGGTGTAGGCGTGGGGGTAGCCCTTGTCCTGCAGCATGGCGGCAAAACGGCGGTTGGGAGCCAGAAGCCACTCGATCTGGCCGGTTTCGCAGTAGAAGCGCAGCGGCAGGCGCTCAGCCTGGGCGTATTGCTGGGTGAGCCACTCGGGAGCGGTGTAGCTGTCGTTGCCGCCGGGCTCGAGGGTCAGGCAGGCCGACTGGGTACCCACCACCTGGAAAAGCTGGGGGTTGCGCCATGCCAGCCAGGCCGAGACCACCCCGCCCAGACTGGCCCCCCACAGCCCCCTCTGCTCGGTCTTTCCGTAGTGTCCTTCCACGGCAGGGATGATCTCCTGTAGCAGGAATTCCTCGTATTTGGGGTTGAACCAGTACTCCGTGCGCCGGTCCTCGGGCTCGATGAACACCATGCGCAGGGGCTCGATCTCGCCGTACTCGCACAATGCTTCGGCGATGTCGGCGAACTGGGCGGTGCGGTAGTAGGCCACCCCGTCCTGGATGTAAAGCGTGGCGCGTGGGCTTTGGGAGGGTTCGTAGACGTAGTAGCGCCGGGTGCTTCCGAAGACCTTCGACTCGAGCCGATGCCGGTGCACCCCTTTACCCTCACTGCTGGGCCGGGGAGGAGCTTCATAACGAAACCCCGGCAGCTCGATGGCGCGGGGATAGCTCCACCAGGGGTTCTGGGCCTTGTGGGGGTTGTCGGGGTCGGGGAAGGGCTGGCCCTGGGCGTCGAGGAAGGCGTACTCGACGTAGGCGTGAGGGGGAAACTCGAGGGTGAGGGGGTCGGAGATGGGAATGGGGCGCTTGTCCCAGTCGGTGAAGTCGCCTATGAGAAAGCGGGCGTTGGCCGGTGGATGAAAAGTCACGAAGCGCGAGCGTACCTCGACCATACGGGGATAGCTTAACCCTCATGCCGCGTCTACCTCCCTCGGCGTGAGGGCAAAGTCCCCCCATTGGGCGTTGGGCCCCCAACACCCGATCTTCAGCAGGTAGGGTATCTTAAGTGCCGTGATCGTCGTGCTAGGCATTCTGGCCTACCTTATCGGCTCAATGCCGCTGGGCTACTGGGCCATTCGCCGCCTGAGCCATCAGGAACCCCGCTGGGCCTCGGCCTACAACCTGGGCCTCGAGAGCGCCCTCAGGCAACTGGGTGCAGGGCCGCTGCTGCTGGCCTCGAGCCTCGACTTCCTCAAGGGCCTGCTGGCCGTGCTGCTGGGTCGGGGGTGGGGGCTCGAGGGTGGACTCATGATGGCCCTGCCGGCCTACCTCGGACATCTTTATCCCCTGCCGGTCCTCACTTCTGGCACGACCTTGCGGGGACGCGGGGGCTTCGTGCTGCTGGGCATCCTGGTGGGGCTATTCTTCACAGGCCTTCCCTATTGGGCTACCCTGCTTCCGCTCACGGCGGCGCTGGTCGCCCTCGCCACCACCGGCTGGATGAGCCTGGCGGGGCTGTGCGTGGTGAGCCTGCTGGCGCTGTCGGTGCTGTGGCTGGGGGTGGCTTCCTGGGCCAAGCTGACCGCGCTGGCGCTGCTGGGGCTGGCTTTGTGGCGTTACAAGGAGAACATCGGGCGCATGCTCGAGGGCACCGAACCAAAGCTGGGCCAGCCCCTGCCCCTGCCTTCGGAAAAGCAGGCCGTGTGCGCTTTCATGATCCACCCCCTCACCCTCGACGACCTCTTCCAGACCCCGCGCTTTCGCTGGTTCAAGCCCCTGGTGGACCGGGGCTGGGTTTCGCAGGGTCTGCTCGAGCGCTTCACCGCCCTGATCCGACCCATGAAGAACGGAGAGCTTCGGGGCATCAGGACCGCCGACGGACGCGAGATCCGGTGCTACCTCATCTCGGCGCCACTGCTGCCGCACCAGATCACCTCCAACCCCGAGCTCGCCACCCAGAAGGCCATCCAGGCCGCGCGGCTGGCTAAGGAACTCGGCTGCACGGTGCTGGGGCTGGGGGCTTTTTGGAGCGTGGTGGGCGATAAGGGCAAGCGGGTGCAGGAAGCCGTGCCCGAGATCGAGGTCACCAACGGCGGAGCCTACACCGCCGGCACCGTCAAGGCCGCCATTCCCGGCATCATCGCCCACTTTTCCCAGATGGGCCACGACCTCCGCCAGAGCACGGCGGCGGTGGTAGGGGCCAACGGCGTGGTGGCCTTCGGCATCGCCCGCCAGATCGCCCCGCTGGTGGGAAAGCTCATCCTGGTGGGGCGCAACATGGAGCGGCTGGAAAAGAGCGCCGATAGCCTGCGGAAGAACCTCGAGCGCAAGGGCCAGGTGCCCGATCTCGTCGTCACCACCGACATCGCCGCCATCAAGGAAGCCGACCTGATCTTCAGCGCCACCTCCGACCCCCAAGCGGTGATCTTCCCCGAGCACGTCAAGCCCGGGGCCTGGATCTACGACGAGGGCGTGCCCCCCGACGTGCACCCCGACGTGAAAAAGCTCCCCGGCGTGCGGGTCATCCCCGGCGGGGTGGTGCGTCCCCCTGGAACCATGAGCGGCAACCTCAACCTCCACTTCGGTGAGGGCGCGGTGCCCGCTTGCCTGGCCGAGACCATGATCCTGGCCGCCGAAGGGGCTTATGAGCGCAAGAGCCTGGGCGGGGAGACCAAGAGTGAGAACATTCAATTCTTCGTCGAGCGGGCCGAGGCGCTGGGGTTCAAGGTGGTAGATTAGCCCTACTCGTGGCCCAGCAGACCTTTTTTCCGGGCCAGTAGGTCTGCGCTTTGGAAGAAGTAGACCCCGAGGCTATACACCGCTACCGTACCTAGGAGCAGGATGGCCCATTCCAGCGGAGCCACGCTGGCTCCTAGGATGAGCTTTCGGAAGACGCTCGCCCCTAGGGTCAGGGGAAACCACTGAAGCTGGGGCAGCTCAACGATGACCGCTGGAAACACCAGCAGTTGCGCCAGAGTGAAGACCTGGCTCACTTCCTTGAACAAGAGGATGACAGCCCCAGCCATCAGGCCGAGGCCCAACGAGGTGAGGATAAACAAGAAGAAGGCGGGCAGAAGTGGCCAGCCAAACACAAAATTGGCTTTAAAGATAGCGCCCAAGACCAAAAACAGTAGTCCAAACTGGAGCAGGTTGAGCCAAAACCGGGCCAGCACCTGCACCACAAAAAAAGCCGTCAGGCCTTGACCCGAGAGCACCATGTTTTCCAGCGTGCCCGCCTTGGCTTCCCTGCCAACCTGCGCGGCTGGTGCGCCGATGATGCCGACGGCCAACAGGCCGAGCAGGTACCCTACCAGAAGCTTTGCGGTTTGGGCACCGCTGGCATCCAGCGCGCCCGCGACCCTGGCAAAACCGGTCAAAAGGTAGAAGATGAGTCCGATTAGCACCAGCCCCAGTACAAACTGCAGCGGGTAGCGAACTTGCTCGAGCCAGCTTCGCATGAGCTCGGCCCAAAGGAGGTGGCGGAGTCTAGACATGGTGTGGCTCCTTGGTGAGGGTTTTGAAAATTTCGCCCAGATCGGCCTCGAGTTTCTCGATCTGCTGGATGGGCCTGGGGCGTAAGATCTCCATCAGCTCGTAGATTTGCTGGGGATGCTCGAGGGCGACCTCGAGAACCTTTCGGGTTTCATCTAAGCTGTGCGCCATCGGCAAACTGACCCCTGAAAGCGGCTCTGCCAGCACAATCCGGTAGCTTTGCCGGGCAAACATGGCCATAAGCTCGGCCCTGGGCTGGTCTACAGCGATCCGGCCTTTGGTCAGGATGGCCACCCGGGAGGCCAGCCGCTCGGCCACCTCCATCTGGTGGGTGGTGAGCAGGATGCCCTTGCCGCTTTGGGCCATCTGCTGGATTTGCGCCTCGAGTACCTCGGCGGCGTCGATGTCCAGCCCCAGCGTGGGTTCGTCCAGCAGTACGAACGGGGGGTCGTGCGCAATGGCATTGGCAAAGGCCAGCTTGGAGAGCATCCCCTTGGATAGGGTCTGGGTGGGGGCGTTTCGCTTGTCCCATAGCCCCAGCAGCTCGAGCAGGTATTTGGCCCGCTCGGCTGCGGCCTTGCCCGACATCCCCCGCACCATGCAGGTGTACTTCAGGTTTTCCAGGGGCGAGAGCCGTGGATATAAGCCCCGGTTGGTGTCAATGAGGGCCCCAAACTGGGCCATGTATTCAGGCTTTCCCAGGGTGTACCCGTTGATGCTAACCCGCCCCGCATCTGGAAGCACCAGGCCGCAAATAATCCGAATAGTGGTGGTTTTGCCGCTGCCGTTGCGACCGAGCAGCGCACATACCTCCCCGGGGCGCACCTCCAGCGAGACCCCCTCCAAGACCCGCACGGTGTTTTTTCTGGAGGTGTAGGTTTTTTCGATAGATTTAACCTGTATCATTACCTTTTTGTTTGGGAGGCACGGGAAAGACCCCGTGCCTCTGCGATTGGCTCTAATCCTAGCGCATTTTAGCGCTTATCCCTAGCACCAGCCCAGCACGCAAAAGATGTGATCAAGCAGAGCAACAATGTATTCCTTGGTGATCATCCAAACCCCCAAGTAGTTCCGCCTAGCAGCCGTTGGACACAAAGCAGATTACTTCAGCAATCAGGCGAATGATAAACTCCCGCACTGCGTCGCACCTCCTTTCTGGGGCACCCCGGCAAAGTATACGCGGTTAGAAAAAAAAAAAATCAATATTTCTTTGTTGTACTTGGTCTATTTGTCGTTTTTTGCGTCATCCCACGCTAGAGTAGGGATCAGCATGATGCTTCTGCTGAGCCCCACCCGGTTCGAAGCCGCCTTCCTCAAGGGCCGAAAGTTTACCTTCCACGGCCGCGCCGGGCTGCGCGGGGAGGGGTGGGTGTGGCTCGAGAGCGGCATCGGCAAGGTCAACACCGCCATGACCCTGGCGGCCTATGCCCAGCGGCACAGGGTCGGGTGGGCGCTGCTTTTTGGCATTGCTGGGGCCTACGCCGAGTCGGGGTTGCAGGTCGGGGACGTGGTGCTGGCCGAGCGTGAGATCCAGGCCGACTTAGGCATCAAAGACGGGGGGATGAAGGGCATGGGCTTCCCCACGCTGGTCGTGGGTGGTCCTGAGGGCTCGCCCCTGCACTACCACAACCGCTTCCCGCTGGACAAAGCCCTCACGGCGGAGCTCAAGGCCACGCTGGACCTTCCGGTGCGGAGCTTCCTGACCCGCGACCTGGTGTCGGAAAACCCCACCGAGGCCAGAGAGCTCTCGCGCAAGTGGGAAGCCGACGTGGAGAACATGGAGGGCGCGGCCTTTGCCCAGGCTTGCTTGTGGCTGGGCCTGCCCGGGGCCGAGCTGCGCGCGGTGTCGAATGTAGCAGGGGTGCGCGACAAGGCCCAGTGGCGCATCCGGCAGGCGGTGGAGGCGCTCGAGGCCGCCCTTACGCAGGTCCTCCGGTAACATCGGGGCATGACCGACATCACCCGCCGCCTCTACGACGGACACCCGGTCTGGCCCGGCGATACACCTTGCAGCTTCGAGCTCACCTGGAAGATGCGCGAGGGAGCCTCGGTCAACGTGGGAAAGCTCACCACCACCACCCACCTGGGCACCCACCTCGACGCGCCTTGGCACTATGTGGAGGACGGGGGGAAGCTCGAGAGCGTGCCCCTCTCGGTGCTCATCGGCCCCTGCCAGGTAGTCGACGCCCGGGGCCAGCGGGCCCTCGACGCGCCCTTCCTGCGCTCGCTCGAGCTGCG
The window above is part of the Calidithermus timidus DSM 17022 genome. Proteins encoded here:
- a CDS encoding DUF1517 domain-containing protein, producing MRRIWTWLLVLLTVFGVLPLLSQADAQRSGGGVGGRGGFRSSPTPRVNPSPTPTFPIPSPRPDYSYPSPRVYPPVYIPTTPGSGGSGVGVASVMVVLVMGVIALSIIQGLRRAGSGLGTYDNLPEAEVARLRLALLYSPSLQRTLRRLAEQADTNSTQGLADLIDEVCVVLLREQAAWRFGSYESWRGSLQQAEGRFDRLMTEDRSKFVETFRKFEGKVERPGDYTPRAEPDGRYLLVSILVAAHGSLPQVPLPLREAGAKTALMALSATTPVTTLAAYVSWTPEAEGESLSEQELLSGWPELELL
- a CDS encoding TerC family protein — its product is MGIAEAILAIVIIIALEAILSVDNAMVLAVMVKPLPPELRRKALLYGIIGAYILRGLALLFATLIINIWWIQVLGGVYLIYLAVKFFLNRQSDEAKSPEQALGASVQQSFWRIVVMINVVDLAFAIDSVLVVVAFSKVFWVIFTGVAIGILLIRLAAGWMVRVMERYPKLEAVAYAVVGWAGIKLALEGWNLGAHVWLHNEALVLHLPKELFLGGTLLILIAGTLWALRSGSRSAPSA
- a CDS encoding alpha/beta hydrolase, yielding MVEVRSRFVTFHPPANARFLIGDFTDWDKRPIPISDPLTLEFPPHAYVEYAFLDAQGQPFPDPDNPHKAQNPWWSYPRAIELPGFRYEAPPRPSSEGKGVHRHRLESKVFGSTRRYYVYEPSQSPRATLYIQDGVAYYRTAQFADIAEALCEYGEIEPLRMVFIEPEDRRTEYWFNPKYEEFLLQEIIPAVEGHYGKTEQRGLWGASLGGVVSAWLAWRNPQLFQVVGTQSACLTLEPGGNDSYTAPEWLTQQYAQAERLPLRFYCETGQIEWLLAPNRRFAAMLQDKGYPHAYTERPSGHNWMTWRQGLAPGLRYLFGKAR
- a CDS encoding glycerol-3-phosphate acyltransferase, which gives rise to MIVVLGILAYLIGSMPLGYWAIRRLSHQEPRWASAYNLGLESALRQLGAGPLLLASSLDFLKGLLAVLLGRGWGLEGGLMMALPAYLGHLYPLPVLTSGTTLRGRGGFVLLGILVGLFFTGLPYWATLLPLTAALVALATTGWMSLAGLCVVSLLALSVLWLGVASWAKLTALALLGLALWRYKENIGRMLEGTEPKLGQPLPLPSEKQAVCAFMIHPLTLDDLFQTPRFRWFKPLVDRGWVSQGLLERFTALIRPMKNGELRGIRTADGREIRCYLISAPLLPHQITSNPELATQKAIQAARLAKELGCTVLGLGAFWSVVGDKGKRVQEAVPEIEVTNGGAYTAGTVKAAIPGIIAHFSQMGHDLRQSTAAVVGANGVVAFGIARQIAPLVGKLILVGRNMERLEKSADSLRKNLERKGQVPDLVVTTDIAAIKEADLIFSATSDPQAVIFPEHVKPGAWIYDEGVPPDVHPDVKKLPGVRVIPGGVVRPPGTMSGNLNLHFGEGAVPACLAETMILAAEGAYERKSLGGETKSENIQFFVERAEALGFKVVD
- a CDS encoding ABC transporter; translation: MSRLRHLLWAELMRSWLEQVRYPLQFVLGLVLIGLIFYLLTGFARVAGALDASGAQTAKLLVGYLLGLLAVGIIGAPAAQVGREAKAGTLENMVLSGQGLTAFFVVQVLARFWLNLLQFGLLFLVLGAIFKANFVFGWPLLPAFFLFILTSLGLGLMAGAVILLFKEVSQVFTLAQLLVFPAVIVELPQLQWFPLTLGASVFRKLILGASVAPLEWAILLLGTVAVYSLGVYFFQSADLLARKKGLLGHE
- a CDS encoding ABC transporter ATP-binding protein, with product MRVLEGVSLEVRPGEVCALLGRNGSGKTTTIRIICGLVLPDAGRVSINGYTLGKPEYMAQFGALIDTNRGLYPRLSPLENLKYTCMVRGMSGKAAAERAKYLLELLGLWDKRNAPTQTLSKGMLSKLAFANAIAHDPPFVLLDEPTLGLDIDAAEVLEAQIQQMAQSGKGILLTTHQMEVAERLASRVAILTKGRIAVDQPRAELMAMFARQSYRIVLAEPLSGVSLPMAHSLDETRKVLEVALEHPQQIYELMEILRPRPIQQIEKLEADLGEIFKTLTKEPHHV
- the mqnB gene encoding futalosine hydrolase, encoding MMLLLSPTRFEAAFLKGRKFTFHGRAGLRGEGWVWLESGIGKVNTAMTLAAYAQRHRVGWALLFGIAGAYAESGLQVGDVVLAEREIQADLGIKDGGMKGMGFPTLVVGGPEGSPLHYHNRFPLDKALTAELKATLDLPVRSFLTRDLVSENPTEARELSRKWEADVENMEGAAFAQACLWLGLPGAELRAVSNVAGVRDKAQWRIRQAVEALEAALTQVLR